One window of Klebsiella quasivariicola genomic DNA carries:
- a CDS encoding arabinose ABC transporter substrate-binding protein, with translation MHKFTKALAAIGLAAVMSQSAMAENLKLGFLVKQPEEPWFQTEWKFADKAGKDLGFDVIKIAVPDGEKTLNAIDSLAASGAKGFVICTPDPKLGSAIVAKARGYDMKVITVDDQFVNAKGKPMESVPLVMMAASEIGARQGQELYKEMQKRGWDVKDTAVMAITADELDTARRRTTGSIDALKAAGFPEAQIYRVPTKSNDIPGAFDAGNSMLVQHPQVKHWLIVGMNDNTVLGGVRATEGQGFKAPDVIGIGINGVDAVNELSKAQPTGFYGSLLPSPDIHGYKTSEMLYNWVTKGVEPPKFTAVTDVVLITRDNFKEELAKKGL, from the coding sequence ATGCACAAATTTACTAAAGCGCTGGCGGCCATTGGTCTCGCTGCGGTTATGTCACAATCAGCTATGGCGGAAAATCTTAAACTGGGTTTTCTGGTGAAACAACCAGAAGAGCCATGGTTCCAGACTGAGTGGAAATTTGCTGATAAAGCAGGAAAAGATTTAGGCTTTGACGTTATTAAAATTGCGGTCCCGGATGGGGAGAAAACCCTCAACGCGATTGACAGCCTGGCGGCCAGCGGCGCGAAGGGCTTTGTTATCTGTACCCCCGATCCGAAGCTCGGCTCGGCGATTGTCGCTAAAGCGCGTGGCTATGATATGAAGGTCATTACCGTCGATGATCAGTTCGTCAACGCCAAAGGCAAACCGATGGAGAGTGTGCCGCTGGTGATGATGGCGGCCAGCGAAATCGGCGCCCGCCAGGGGCAGGAACTGTATAAAGAGATGCAAAAACGCGGCTGGGATGTCAAAGACACCGCCGTGATGGCCATCACCGCTGATGAGCTGGACACCGCCCGCCGTCGCACCACCGGTTCTATTGATGCCCTCAAGGCGGCTGGCTTCCCGGAAGCGCAAATCTACCGCGTACCAACCAAATCTAACGATATCCCCGGGGCGTTCGACGCCGGTAACTCGATGCTGGTTCAGCATCCGCAGGTTAAGCACTGGCTGATCGTCGGGATGAACGACAACACCGTCCTCGGCGGCGTGCGTGCCACCGAAGGCCAGGGGTTTAAAGCGCCGGATGTCATTGGTATCGGCATCAACGGCGTAGATGCCGTGAACGAACTGTCGAAAGCGCAACCGACCGGCTTCTATGGCTCCCTGCTGCCAAGTCCGGATATTCATGGCTATAAAACCAGCGAAATGCTTTACAACTGGGTCACCAAGGGCGTTGAACCGCCGAAGTTCACAGCGGTGACCGACGTGGTACTGATCACCCGCGATAACTTCAAAGAAGAGCTGGCGAAAAAAGGGTTGTAA
- the araG gene encoding L-arabinose ABC transporter ATP-binding protein AraG translates to MQQSTPYLSFRGITMTFPGVKALSDISFDCYPGQVHALMGENGAGKSTLLKILSGNYIPTAGHLQIGGQQMAFSNTMEALNAGVAIIYQELHLIPEMTVAENIYLGQLPHRGGIVNRSLLNYEARLQLEHLGLDIDPETPLKYLSIGQWQMVEIAKALARNAKIIAFDEPTSSLSAREIDNLFRVIRELREEGRVIIYVSHRMEEIFALSDAITVFKDGRYVCTFDDMASVSHDALVQAMVGRNLGDIYGWKSRPYGEERLRLEEVKAPGVRTPISLSVRSGEIVGLFGLVGAGRSELMKGLFGGTRITGGQVYIDGQPVDIRKPAQAIQAGMMLCPEDRKADGIIPVHSVRDNINISARRKHIHAGCLINNAWEADNAAQHIQSLNIKTPGPEQLIMNLSGGNQQKAILGRWLSEEMKVILLDEPTRGIDVGAKHEIYNVIYGLAASGVAVVFASSDLPEVLGVADRIVVMREGQIAGELLHEDANEQQALSLAMPKVSQAVA, encoded by the coding sequence ATGCAACAGTCTACCCCTTATCTCTCATTTCGCGGCATCACCATGACATTCCCCGGCGTGAAGGCGTTGTCCGATATCAGTTTTGACTGTTATCCCGGACAGGTCCACGCCCTGATGGGTGAAAATGGCGCAGGCAAATCGACGCTGCTGAAAATTCTCAGTGGCAACTACATCCCGACCGCAGGCCATTTGCAGATCGGCGGCCAGCAGATGGCGTTCTCCAATACCATGGAGGCGCTGAACGCCGGCGTGGCGATTATCTACCAGGAGCTGCATCTGATCCCGGAGATGACCGTCGCCGAAAATATCTATCTTGGCCAACTGCCGCACAGAGGCGGCATCGTCAATCGCTCGCTGCTCAACTATGAGGCTCGTCTGCAGCTGGAACATCTGGGGCTGGATATCGACCCCGAAACGCCGCTGAAGTATCTCTCTATTGGCCAGTGGCAGATGGTGGAGATTGCCAAAGCGCTGGCGCGTAACGCCAAGATCATTGCTTTCGATGAACCGACCAGTTCGCTCTCCGCCCGGGAGATCGACAACCTGTTTCGCGTTATCCGCGAGCTGCGGGAAGAGGGCCGGGTCATCATTTATGTTTCACACCGGATGGAAGAAATTTTTGCGCTCAGCGATGCCATCACCGTCTTTAAGGATGGCCGCTATGTCTGCACCTTTGACGATATGGCGAGCGTCAGCCACGACGCGCTGGTCCAGGCGATGGTGGGACGCAACCTGGGCGATATATATGGCTGGAAGTCACGACCGTACGGCGAAGAGCGGCTGCGCCTGGAGGAGGTCAAAGCTCCGGGCGTGCGTACGCCGATCAGTCTCTCGGTACGCAGTGGCGAAATCGTCGGCCTGTTCGGGCTGGTGGGCGCCGGGCGCAGCGAGCTGATGAAAGGCTTATTTGGCGGCACCCGGATCACCGGCGGTCAGGTGTATATCGATGGCCAGCCTGTCGACATCCGCAAACCGGCCCAGGCCATCCAGGCTGGCATGATGCTGTGCCCGGAAGATCGTAAAGCCGACGGGATTATTCCGGTTCACTCGGTGCGCGACAACATCAATATCAGCGCCCGGCGCAAACATATCCATGCTGGCTGCCTGATTAACAACGCCTGGGAGGCGGACAATGCCGCTCAGCATATCCAGTCGCTGAACATAAAAACGCCTGGCCCGGAACAGCTAATCATGAACCTGTCCGGCGGCAACCAGCAGAAAGCGATCCTTGGCCGCTGGCTGTCGGAAGAGATGAAGGTGATCCTGCTCGACGAGCCCACTCGCGGCATCGACGTCGGCGCCAAACATGAAATTTACAACGTGATATATGGTCTCGCCGCCTCCGGTGTCGCCGTGGTGTTTGCCTCCAGCGATCTGCCGGAAGTGCTGGGCGTTGCCGACCGCATCGTGGTGATGCGCGAAGGGCAAATCGCCGGCGAACTGCTGCATGAAGATGCCAATGAACAGCAGGCGTTAAGCCTTGCAATGCCAAAAGTGAGTCAGGCTGTCGCCTGA
- the argS gene encoding arginine--tRNA ligase — translation MNIQALLSEKVSQALIAAGAPADCEPQVRQSAKVQFGDYQANGVMAVAKKLGMAPRQLAEQVLSHLDLNGIASKVEIAGPGFINIFLDPAFLADNVNRALQSERLGVTTPQAQTIVVDYSAPNVAKEMHVGHLRSTIIGDASVRTLEFLGHKVIRANHVGDWGTQFGMLIAYLEKQQQENAGEMALADLEGFYREAKKHYDEDEAFAERARSYVVKLQGGDEYFLQMWRKLVDITMSQNQITYDRLNVTLTRDDVMGESLYNPMLPGIVADLKAKGLAVESEGATVVFLDEYKNKEGEPMGVIIQKKDGGYLYTTTDIACAKYRYETLHADRVLYYIDSRQHQHLMQAWTIVRKAGYVPDSVPLEHHMFGMMLGKDGKPFKTRAGGTVKLADLLDEALERARRLVAEKNPDMPADELENLAKVVGIGAVKYADLSKNRTTDYVFDWDNMLAFEGNTAPYMQYAYTRVLSVFRKAGIDENALIDAPVVIAEDREAQLAARLLQFEETLSVVAREGTPHVMCAYLYDLAGLFSGFYEHCPILSAESEETRNSRLKLALLTAKTLKLGLDTLGIETVERM, via the coding sequence GTGAATATTCAGGCTCTTCTCTCAGAAAAAGTCAGCCAGGCCCTGATCGCGGCAGGTGCGCCTGCCGATTGCGAACCTCAGGTCCGCCAGTCAGCAAAAGTTCAGTTCGGTGACTATCAGGCCAACGGCGTGATGGCTGTCGCCAAAAAACTGGGCATGGCGCCGCGACAACTTGCAGAGCAGGTACTGTCTCATCTTGACCTCAACGGCATTGCCAGTAAGGTTGAAATCGCCGGGCCGGGCTTTATCAATATTTTCCTCGACCCCGCGTTCCTGGCGGACAATGTCAACCGCGCGCTGCAGTCTGAGCGCCTGGGCGTCACAACCCCACAGGCGCAGACCATCGTCGTCGACTACTCGGCGCCCAACGTGGCGAAAGAGATGCACGTCGGCCATCTGCGGTCGACCATCATCGGCGATGCCTCGGTCCGTACCCTGGAGTTCCTTGGCCACAAGGTGATCCGCGCCAACCACGTCGGCGACTGGGGCACCCAGTTCGGCATGCTGATCGCGTATCTGGAAAAACAGCAGCAGGAAAACGCGGGTGAAATGGCCCTGGCCGATCTCGAAGGGTTCTATCGCGAAGCGAAAAAGCACTACGACGAAGACGAAGCCTTCGCCGAGCGCGCGCGCAGCTATGTTGTTAAGCTGCAGGGCGGCGATGAGTACTTCCTGCAGATGTGGCGTAAGCTGGTCGACATCACCATGTCGCAGAACCAGATCACCTACGATCGCCTGAATGTGACGCTGACCCGCGATGACGTGATGGGTGAAAGCCTGTACAACCCGATGCTGCCGGGGATCGTCGCCGATCTGAAAGCCAAAGGGCTGGCCGTCGAGAGCGAAGGCGCCACCGTGGTGTTCCTTGATGAGTATAAAAACAAGGAAGGCGAACCGATGGGCGTCATCATCCAGAAAAAGGATGGCGGCTACCTCTATACCACCACCGATATCGCCTGCGCGAAGTATCGCTATGAAACGCTGCACGCTGACCGTGTGCTCTACTACATCGACTCTCGTCAGCACCAGCACCTGATGCAGGCGTGGACCATCGTGCGTAAAGCAGGCTACGTGCCGGACTCTGTGCCGCTGGAGCACCATATGTTCGGTATGATGCTGGGGAAAGACGGCAAGCCGTTTAAAACCCGCGCCGGCGGCACCGTGAAGCTGGCGGATCTGCTGGACGAAGCGCTGGAGCGCGCCCGCCGCCTGGTGGCGGAGAAGAATCCGGATATGCCGGCTGACGAGCTGGAAAATCTGGCTAAAGTGGTGGGCATCGGTGCGGTAAAATATGCCGACCTGTCGAAAAACCGTACCACCGACTACGTTTTCGACTGGGATAATATGCTGGCGTTCGAAGGCAACACCGCACCGTATATGCAGTATGCCTATACTCGCGTGCTCTCCGTCTTCCGCAAAGCGGGCATTGACGAAAATGCGCTGATCGATGCGCCGGTGGTCATCGCCGAAGATCGCGAAGCCCAGTTGGCCGCGCGCCTGCTGCAGTTTGAAGAGACCCTCTCCGTGGTCGCTCGCGAAGGGACGCCACACGTGATGTGCGCCTACCTGTACGATCTGGCGGGGCTGTTCTCCGGCTTCTACGAGCACTGCCCGATCCTCAGCGCGGAAAGCGAAGAGACCCGCAACAGCCGCCTGAAGCTGGCGCTGCTGACGGCGAAAACCCTCAAACTGGGCCTCGATACCCTGGGTATCGAAACCGTAGAGCGTATGTAA
- the otsA gene encoding alpha,alpha-trehalose-phosphate synthase, producing the protein MSRLVVVSNRIALPDDKKSSAGGLAVGILGALKAAGGLWFGWSGEIGDDQQPLKQVSRGNISWASFNLNERDHDEYYNQFSNAVLWPAFHYRLDLVSFQREAWEGYQRVNAMLADKLLPLIEPEDTLWIHDYHLLPFASELRQRGVNNRIGFFLHIPFPTPEIFNALPPHAELLEQLCDYDLLGFQTESDRTAFLDSVAMQTRLSELGDKRYQAWGKAFSTEVYPIGIDPDEITRNAKGPLPPKLAQLKNELKNVKNIFSVERLDYSKGLPERFLAYETLLEKYPQHHGKIRYTQIAPTSRGDVQAYQDIRHQLETAAGRINGQFGQLGWTPLYYLNQHFDRKLLMKVFRYSDVGLVTPLRDGMNLVAKEYVAAQDPDNPGVLVLSQFAGAAQELTSALIVNPYDRDEVAAALDRALSMPLAERIARHSAMLDVIRENDIHNWQARFVEDLQHISPRSEESRLRGKIATFPKLA; encoded by the coding sequence ATGAGTCGTTTAGTCGTAGTCTCTAACCGTATCGCCTTACCGGACGATAAAAAATCGAGCGCAGGCGGCCTGGCCGTCGGCATCCTGGGGGCACTGAAAGCGGCGGGGGGTCTGTGGTTTGGCTGGAGCGGCGAAATTGGCGATGACCAGCAGCCGCTGAAGCAGGTCTCCCGCGGGAATATTTCATGGGCGTCGTTCAACCTCAATGAGCGGGACCATGATGAATACTACAACCAGTTTTCCAATGCCGTGCTGTGGCCGGCCTTCCACTATCGCCTTGACCTGGTCAGCTTCCAGCGCGAAGCCTGGGAGGGGTATCAGCGGGTCAATGCGATGTTGGCGGACAAGCTTCTGCCGTTGATTGAGCCTGAAGATACGCTGTGGATCCATGATTACCATCTGCTGCCTTTCGCCAGCGAGCTGCGTCAGCGCGGAGTCAACAACCGCATCGGTTTCTTCCTGCATATTCCGTTCCCGACGCCGGAGATTTTTAACGCGCTGCCACCGCACGCCGAGCTGCTTGAGCAACTGTGCGATTACGACCTGTTGGGCTTCCAGACCGAAAGCGACAGAACCGCCTTCCTTGACAGTGTTGCCATGCAGACCCGGCTCTCCGAGCTCGGCGATAAACGTTATCAGGCGTGGGGTAAAGCCTTCAGCACCGAAGTTTATCCGATTGGCATTGATCCAGACGAGATTACGCGCAACGCCAAAGGTCCACTGCCGCCGAAGCTGGCCCAGCTGAAAAATGAGCTGAAAAATGTGAAGAATATCTTCTCCGTGGAGCGCCTTGACTACTCAAAAGGGTTGCCGGAGCGATTCCTCGCCTACGAGACGCTGCTCGAGAAGTACCCTCAGCACCATGGCAAGATCCGTTACACCCAGATTGCACCGACGTCCCGCGGCGATGTGCAGGCCTATCAGGATATCCGCCATCAACTGGAAACCGCAGCTGGACGCATCAATGGCCAGTTTGGTCAGCTTGGCTGGACTCCGCTCTACTACCTGAACCAGCATTTTGACCGTAAGCTGCTGATGAAGGTCTTCCGCTACTCTGACGTCGGGCTGGTGACACCGCTACGCGATGGTATGAACCTGGTGGCGAAGGAATATGTTGCGGCGCAGGATCCGGATAACCCTGGCGTCCTGGTGCTGTCGCAATTTGCCGGGGCGGCGCAGGAGCTGACCAGCGCCCTGATCGTCAACCCTTACGATCGCGACGAGGTGGCCGCCGCGCTGGATCGCGCGCTCAGCATGCCGCTGGCGGAACGTATCGCCCGTCATTCCGCGATGCTGGACGTGATCAGAGAGAATGATATTCATAACTGGCAGGCGCGCTTTGTCGAGGATTTGCAGCATATTTCGCCGCGCAGCGAGGAGAGCCGTCTGCGGGGGAAGATAGCCACTTTCCCTAAACTGGCCTAG
- the uspC gene encoding universal stress protein UspC yields the protein MPYSHLLVAVAPTPESQILIKKAVSIARPVNAKVSFITLATDPEMYNQFAAPMMENLRELMQEEMRDFLNELARHADYPIEKMTIACGELGHHIKDFCRSNQVDLVICGNHNHSLFSRATCSAKSIVGSCGVDVLLVSLEKG from the coding sequence ATGCCTTATTCACATCTGCTGGTTGCCGTCGCACCAACGCCGGAGAGTCAGATATTAATTAAAAAAGCGGTGTCGATCGCCCGCCCCGTTAATGCGAAGGTGAGCTTTATCACCCTCGCCACGGATCCGGAGATGTATAACCAGTTTGCGGCGCCGATGATGGAAAATCTGCGCGAACTGATGCAGGAAGAGATGCGTGATTTTCTCAACGAGCTGGCTCGCCACGCGGACTACCCAATAGAAAAAATGACCATCGCCTGTGGCGAACTGGGCCATCATATTAAGGACTTTTGCCGGTCAAACCAGGTCGACCTGGTGATCTGCGGCAATCACAACCATTCCCTGTTCTCGCGCGCTACCTGCTCAGCGAAAAGTATCGTTGGCAGCTGCGGCGTCGATGTCCTGCTGGTTTCCCTTGAAAAGGGCTAA
- the otsB gene encoding trehalose-phosphatase, with amino-acid sequence MDNQISVPPALTGNYAFFFDLDGTLADIQPHPDQVVIPDNTLQALNALAQQQGGAVALISGRSMAELDALTHPWRLPLAGVHGAERRDINGKTYIVSLPSALRDEIASELTSALEALPGCELESKEMAFALHYRQAPQQQSAVLELAQRIVQRYPLLALQLGKCVVEIKPRGVNKGEAITAFMQEAPFAGREPVFVGDDLTDEAGFTVVNQLQGMSVKVGAGETQAHWRLADAAAVRTWLQHLAYDAQTERRDDHESFSRSL; translated from the coding sequence GTGGATAACCAGATATCTGTACCGCCTGCGCTAACCGGAAACTACGCCTTTTTCTTTGACCTCGACGGTACTCTTGCCGATATCCAGCCGCACCCCGATCAGGTGGTGATACCTGACAACACGCTGCAGGCGCTCAACGCGCTGGCCCAGCAGCAGGGGGGCGCAGTGGCATTGATTTCAGGGCGCTCAATGGCTGAACTTGACGCGCTAACCCATCCCTGGCGGCTACCGCTGGCCGGTGTTCACGGGGCCGAGCGCCGTGATATCAATGGAAAAACCTATATCGTCTCTCTGCCGTCGGCGCTGCGCGATGAGATCGCGTCTGAGCTCACCTCGGCGCTGGAAGCGCTCCCGGGATGCGAGCTGGAGAGTAAAGAGATGGCTTTCGCCCTGCACTATCGCCAGGCCCCGCAACAGCAAAGCGCTGTGCTGGAGCTGGCGCAACGCATTGTTCAGCGCTACCCGTTGCTGGCGCTTCAGCTTGGCAAGTGCGTGGTGGAGATTAAACCCCGGGGGGTGAATAAAGGGGAGGCGATTACTGCGTTCATGCAGGAGGCGCCGTTTGCCGGCCGTGAACCGGTTTTTGTCGGCGATGACTTGACCGACGAAGCGGGGTTCACCGTAGTTAATCAACTGCAGGGAATGTCGGTCAAAGTAGGCGCCGGGGAAACTCAGGCGCACTGGCGGTTGGCGGATGCCGCCGCTGTAAGGACGTGGTTGCAACATCTGGCGTATGACGCGCAAACCGAAAGGAGGGATGACCATGAGTCGTTTAGTCGTAGTCTCTAA
- a CDS encoding MFS transporter: MKTRKIGLANYLAYGAGDFLGAGTTALTAAWLLYFYTTFCGLTPIEATLIFATARVLDAVVSPLMGFLTDNFGTTWLGKRFGRRKFFILLGIPCVFSYSAMWVGEMGFWYYLVTYLLFDMVYTMILVPYETLVPEMTDDFKQKTKFSGARISMAQMSAILASFLPGILLTWLGKDNASSFFYASLVFSVLCAVMLTFVWCFTWERPREAWSEAALRAEAEKQNLTLGQSLNRLIIELSSTLRIKIFRQHLGMYLGGYIAQDVFNAVFTYYVVFVLMQEASVASNLLGTMAIFQFIAVIAMIPLCIRFGPAPSYRMVVVLFGLSSLSYALLYYAGLSDVYSLLLLISAVAGLGRGGINYVPWNTYTYIADVDEAITGQRREGIFAGIMTLTRKASQAGAVMLVGIIMQLSGFVSGQKIQPEGVSHTILLILSVGTVVVLACGFLVSLRFKLNLHTHSILRSETLRMRDLGSAQPEQTRAEHRAVVEMLAGMPYDCLWGNNNIGYLNRHKPAAPALTQGGAFNSTYTRG, from the coding sequence ATGAAAACACGAAAAATTGGACTGGCTAACTACCTGGCCTACGGCGCGGGCGATTTTCTCGGCGCCGGCACGACGGCGCTTACCGCCGCATGGCTGCTCTACTTTTACACCACCTTCTGCGGACTCACCCCAATAGAGGCCACGCTTATTTTCGCTACTGCCCGCGTGCTGGATGCGGTGGTGAGCCCGCTGATGGGCTTTCTCACCGATAACTTCGGCACCACCTGGCTTGGCAAGCGTTTCGGCCGCAGAAAATTCTTTATTCTGCTCGGCATCCCGTGTGTATTCAGCTACTCGGCGATGTGGGTCGGCGAGATGGGCTTCTGGTACTACCTGGTCACCTATCTGCTGTTTGATATGGTCTATACCATGATTCTGGTGCCCTACGAGACGCTGGTGCCGGAAATGACCGATGACTTTAAACAGAAAACCAAATTCTCCGGCGCGCGTATTTCGATGGCGCAGATGTCGGCGATTTTAGCCTCCTTTCTGCCGGGGATCCTGCTGACCTGGCTCGGCAAAGATAATGCCAGCTCATTCTTTTATGCCAGTCTGGTGTTCTCGGTCCTGTGCGCGGTGATGCTGACCTTCGTCTGGTGTTTCACCTGGGAGCGGCCGCGTGAAGCGTGGTCAGAGGCGGCGCTGCGGGCGGAGGCGGAAAAACAGAACTTAACCCTCGGCCAGAGCCTCAATCGTCTGATTATTGAGCTGAGCTCCACACTACGGATAAAAATTTTCCGCCAGCACCTTGGCATGTATCTGGGGGGCTATATCGCCCAGGATGTCTTCAATGCCGTGTTTACCTATTACGTGGTCTTTGTTCTGATGCAGGAAGCCTCTGTCGCCTCGAATCTGCTGGGAACGATGGCTATCTTTCAGTTTATCGCGGTGATCGCCATGATCCCGCTGTGCATTCGCTTTGGCCCCGCGCCGTCCTACCGCATGGTGGTGGTTCTGTTTGGTCTGAGCTCGCTCTCGTATGCGCTGCTCTATTACGCCGGGCTGAGCGATGTCTACTCATTATTGCTGCTCATCTCGGCTGTTGCCGGACTGGGACGCGGCGGCATTAACTATGTGCCGTGGAATACCTACACCTATATTGCCGACGTCGATGAAGCGATCACCGGCCAGCGCCGGGAGGGGATTTTTGCCGGCATCATGACGCTGACCCGCAAAGCCTCGCAGGCGGGGGCGGTAATGCTGGTGGGTATCATCATGCAGCTGTCGGGGTTTGTCTCCGGGCAAAAAATACAGCCTGAAGGGGTGAGCCATACCATTCTGCTGATCCTCAGCGTCGGCACAGTAGTGGTGTTAGCCTGCGGCTTCCTCGTCTCGCTACGCTTCAAGCTTAACCTGCACACTCACAGCATCCTGCGCAGTGAAACCCTCAGAATGCGCGATCTCGGCAGTGCCCAGCCGGAACAGACCCGTGCGGAACACCGCGCGGTGGTCGAGATGCTGGCGGGGATGCCTTACGACTGCCTGTGGGGCAATAACAATATTGGCTATCTGAATCGTCATAAACCTGCTGCCCCGGCGCTCACCCAGGGCGGCGCTTTCAATTCGACATACACCCGAGGTTAA
- a CDS encoding glycoside hydrolase family 105 protein yields MKVWPVKHSPLLCQPERFIARSELQALIRNVTQNLVNIKDESGQFLLRLDDGRVIDTKGWAGWEWTHGVGLYGIYQYYQQTGDIEMRDIIDRWFDERFAEGATTKNVNTMAPFLTLAYRFEETGRRAYLPWLESWAEWAMHEMPRTEQGGMQHITLAEENHQQMWDDTLMMTVLPLAKIGKLLNRPQYVEEATYQFLLHVQNLMDRETGLWFHGWSYEGRHNFARARWARGNSWLTMVIPDFLELVDLPEGNAVRRYLMAVLNAQIAALAKCQDDSGLWHTLLDDPHSYPEASATAGFAYGILKAVRKRYVGQHYAGVAEKAIRGIVRNISPEGELLQTSFGTGMGSDLDFYRQIPLTSMPYGQAMAILCLTEYLRKYF; encoded by the coding sequence ATGAAAGTTTGGCCGGTCAAACATAGCCCCTTACTGTGTCAGCCTGAGCGTTTTATCGCCCGCAGCGAACTGCAGGCGCTGATCCGCAACGTGACGCAAAATCTGGTGAATATCAAGGATGAGAGCGGGCAGTTTCTACTGCGCCTCGATGACGGGCGCGTTATCGATACCAAAGGCTGGGCCGGCTGGGAGTGGACCCACGGCGTCGGGCTGTACGGCATTTATCAGTATTATCAGCAAACCGGTGACATCGAGATGCGCGATATCATCGACCGCTGGTTTGACGAGCGTTTTGCCGAGGGAGCGACGACCAAAAACGTCAACACCATGGCGCCGTTTCTGACGCTGGCGTATCGTTTTGAAGAAACAGGACGGAGGGCGTATCTGCCGTGGCTGGAGAGCTGGGCGGAGTGGGCGATGCATGAGATGCCGCGCACCGAGCAGGGCGGGATGCAACACATCACTCTGGCAGAGGAGAACCATCAGCAAATGTGGGATGACACCCTGATGATGACCGTGCTGCCGTTAGCCAAAATTGGCAAGCTGCTCAATCGCCCGCAGTATGTGGAGGAGGCGACCTATCAGTTCCTGCTCCATGTGCAGAACCTGATGGACCGGGAGACCGGGCTGTGGTTTCACGGCTGGAGCTATGAGGGGCGGCATAACTTTGCCCGGGCGCGCTGGGCGCGGGGCAACAGCTGGCTTACCATGGTGATCCCGGATTTTCTGGAGCTGGTGGATCTCCCCGAGGGGAACGCGGTACGGCGCTATTTGATGGCGGTACTCAACGCGCAGATTGCTGCCTTAGCGAAATGTCAGGACGACAGCGGCCTGTGGCATACCCTGCTGGACGATCCGCACTCATATCCTGAGGCCTCGGCGACCGCCGGCTTTGCTTACGGCATTCTCAAAGCGGTGCGCAAGCGTTACGTCGGCCAGCACTATGCCGGGGTGGCGGAAAAAGCGATTCGCGGGATTGTGCGGAATATTTCACCTGAGGGAGAGCTGCTGCAGACCTCGTTTGGCACCGGGATGGGGTCAGACCTCGATTTTTATCGCCAGATCCCGCTTACCTCGATGCCCTATGGCCAGGCGATGGCGATCCTTTGTCTGACGGAGTATCTGCGCAAGTATTTCTGA
- the araH gene encoding L-arabinose ABC transporter permease AraH, with amino-acid sequence MSSVTTSGATRSAFSFARIWDQFGMLVVFAVLFIGCVIFVPNFASFVNMKGLGLAISMSGMVACGMLFCLASGDFDLSVASVIACAGVTTAVVINLSESLWLGIAAGLLLGAVSGLVNGFVIARLKINALITTLATMQIVRGLAYIISDGKAVGIEDERFFTLGYANWFGLPAPIWLTVACLVVFGLLLNKTTFGRNTLAIGGNEEAARLAGVPVVRTKIIIFVLSGLVSAAAGIILASRMTSGQPMTSIGYELIVISACVLGGVSLKGGIGKISYVVAGILILGTVENAMNLLNISPFSQYVVRGVILLAAVIFDRYKQKAKRAA; translated from the coding sequence ATGTCATCAGTGACTACGTCCGGCGCTACCCGCTCTGCCTTTAGCTTTGCCCGTATCTGGGATCAGTTTGGCATGCTGGTGGTGTTTGCGGTGCTGTTTATCGGCTGCGTAATTTTTGTGCCCAACTTTGCCTCATTCGTCAACATGAAGGGGCTGGGGCTGGCGATCTCGATGTCCGGAATGGTGGCCTGCGGTATGCTCTTCTGCCTGGCTTCCGGGGATTTCGACCTGTCGGTGGCGTCGGTTATCGCCTGTGCCGGGGTCACTACCGCGGTGGTGATTAACCTGAGCGAAAGCCTGTGGCTGGGGATTGCCGCTGGCCTGCTGTTAGGCGCGGTCAGTGGCCTGGTTAACGGTTTTGTGATTGCGCGCCTGAAAATTAACGCCCTGATCACCACGTTGGCCACCATGCAGATTGTTCGCGGCCTGGCCTATATTATTTCCGATGGTAAAGCGGTAGGGATCGAAGATGAGCGTTTCTTTACCCTCGGCTACGCCAACTGGTTTGGTTTGCCGGCGCCTATCTGGCTGACCGTCGCCTGCCTGGTGGTTTTCGGATTATTACTAAACAAAACCACCTTTGGCCGTAATACGCTGGCTATTGGTGGCAACGAAGAAGCCGCGCGTCTGGCCGGTGTCCCGGTGGTACGCACCAAGATTATTATCTTTGTGCTCTCCGGTCTGGTATCGGCGGCGGCGGGCATCATTCTGGCGTCGCGCATGACCAGCGGCCAGCCAATGACCTCGATTGGCTATGAGCTGATTGTGATTTCGGCCTGTGTGCTGGGCGGAGTATCACTGAAAGGCGGGATCGGCAAGATCTCTTATGTGGTCGCCGGGATCCTGATCCTTGGCACCGTGGAGAATGCGATGAACCTGCTGAACATCTCGCCTTTCTCACAATACGTCGTGCGCGGGGTGATCCTGCTGGCGGCGGTAATCTTTGACCGTTACAAACAAAAAGCCAAACGTGCGGCCTGA